The Sesamum indicum cultivar Zhongzhi No. 13 linkage group LG9, S_indicum_v1.0, whole genome shotgun sequence genome segment CAAGGCAAATCCAGAAAAGGTTATTCAAAGACTACCAGAACTACCTTTCGTTACCGACAGCAAGCAGCAGTGATAAAGATCCGACATCTATTATGCTTTAGTACAAGGAATCTGTCTTCACATTCTTAAGGTTCTTGGCAGAGTTAAAACCAAGAATTATAAGTTGCCTTCTGTTAGCAAGCAGCAGTGATAAAGATCCGACATCTATTATGCTTTAGTACAAGGAATCTGTCTTCACATTCTTAAGGTTCTTGGCAGAGTTAAAACCAAGAATTATAAGTTCATTTGCCTTCTGTTTTAATTGGGTGGCAATGACTGATTACCTGAGTCAGTTCATAGCTAGTTTCATGTTGTTTGTTCAGGTATACACTAGTAGAGTATCTCGCACACTTCGTTATTGTCTATGtcagaaaaaaattttctGATCCATCAGAAAGAACGAAAACGCACAATGGACGTGAATCTGATACAACTATCATGCATTTCTGCAAACTTATTTTCGCAGAAATAGAGGTTGCGTCATCAAAAGTTGGGGCCAACATACAAACATGAGATGCAAGGAAATCGACCAATTCTCAGATCTGCTGCACTTGTGATCACATAGCTATGGCTATCTAGAATCTTGGTTGGATTTCAAGTTTCATGTTACTCTCAGACATGCTACTTCTAATTACCACCAGTGTCCAGTGAAAACTTATATTCCTATACACAATCAACTATGAAGAATGTTTGGAAAATTGTTGAAGCATTGGCTGCAAAATAGCTATATATTATCGTGTATTTCACATCGACATAAAGCCTGAGTACTAGTATTTCGTTTAATATACTCGACCAGGATAACATTAATTGCACAGCAGTAGTTAGAACTACAAGTGGTGATACAAAACATATCTCCTCCGCATCCCTATAAATGAATCTAAAAACCATCTCTTAAACTAAGAAATCATAAGCTACAACAAGGTACACTTACAAAAATTGTGGAAGGCATCCTTCTTCATACCTTTGATGTCTTAGAGGGAAGGAAAGGCTCCCACCACCCATATTCATACTTGGGATAAGGAGCGGTCCACTTCTCCGGCTTTTCAAACTCGAGATTAACCGGATTGGAAGCCAAAGCTTCTTCTAGACTTTCAGCTTCAAAGCTCTCTTGCAGAACTCGATCTAGTCTTAACTTCATATACCTGCATGCATACACACGAGTGGTTTTCAGAAGAATTGATGCAGGTCAAGTTTTCCATACACTTAGAAAAGCATATTGAAGTTTGTGGATGAAGTTCTTGGTTCTGAAATACTATGATCATCACTAGGACAAAGACTGATCATACGTAGCATATATAGCCAATTATGGTGAAGGAACGACAATTATGAGTTAAAAAAGCAGTAAAAGAACTGCAATATGAGATGCAGCAACACGTCCATGAAGCATAAAGTAGTTAGATGCATTTCACATAATCATAGTCTTTTAGTCGAAAAACTTCAGTAAAGTGGTCCTGATCGTAGCAATTCCATAAAGAACCATGATATGATAGATATCAACAAGTCCATGAAGCACAAAGCAACTAGATGCATTTCACATGATCATAGTCTTTTAGGCTGAAAACTTCAGGAAAAGGTGTATCAATCGTTACAATTCATCGGGTTGCTCTTACTTGATCCAAGGTCCGTTAGTCGAAACAAGAGCAACAGCAGGCCTCTTGAGTCTCTTGGTAATGTTGGGAAACTTGTCCAAGAACTTGGGCTCAATTACAAGCCAGAAATCCTGCTCCTTGTTGCGCTCCGCATAATTCCTCAGGCGCTCAGACAACAGCTCCTTGAAATGCTCCTCCTCGTCCAACATAAACTTAGCATTGGCAACTACAAAATGATACTCCTTGCTCCCAGCTTCGTCTACCTCCTGTCCTCTCAAAAcccaaaatcaagaataaccAAAAACCATCAAACTCAATCAGAATACTCCCAAAGCACCAATCTTGATAAAGATAACAAAATGGGACATAggaaaattttacaaaaaatgtaattatcagACCTTTTCAGTGGGATCAGAGGAATCAACCGCGGCCACTGCTGTTCTTACAGAGGTGGTCAGTTTCCAGCAGCTGCTGCCAATGGGATTTGAAGATTTCAAGAAAGGTTTTGTAGCTGGAAGTAGGAACGGGTTGTGGGGTTTGTGGGTGGGGGAATTCAGCAGCTGGCTACCCAAAGAGCCAAGATTTAGAGTAGTAGAAGCTAACATGGCTTCCAAGAATCAGTTGCTCTTTGCTTTCTtcgatttttcttcttaaatcAGTGGGAATGGTGAAAGAGAAGAAGATGATAGAAGGCCAAAATTCAAAtgggaaaaatacaagaaacaaACAGCAACCTTATCCGCCTTCTTTTCCCACTCCCCTTATCCCTGCACTTGTTTTGCCCAAATGAATCCCTCTACTTGTGCAAATTGTGTTCTTGACCCTATTCGCTTGCCCCACTAAGAGCCCCGCCCACAGTTTTATGCGCCAACTTATAGCAAATCCATTAAGGAATAATTTTTGAACCTCTTTAGATATATATGATTGttgttctttttaataaattattgctttaaaaaaaaatataatacttaccACAAAATAGTATTAAAACAAACGTTTTATGGAcgctgaaaaaataaaagtcataTGCGAGTGCTTGAAATAAAACCATATGAAAGTATATATCTTAGAGTCGACCTGACGAGACATATGTAACACGAGGGCATGTAACAATGAAGAGGAGGATCATGCTTCCATCCACATTGCTTCGAGAatagttcttttatttttgagtaaGATTCATGCTTAAGTGCTCGAGTTAAAACTATTTTAGACTTCATGGCTCACAAGGTCATATGCCCAAGGGGCTCACGTTACGTGAGGGCATGCATTAACTTGGTGGAAGGTCACACTTACATCCCAAATTGATAAGAGAATGGTTCTTGAATTATTGGGTAAgattcataaatatttgaaatacaaCTAATCAGAAGTTTTCATACTCAACGAGGGCCTTGTTGTAGAGCAAACCTAGGGGCTGCACATGGCGCAACAACATGCATCAGGTAGGTGGAGATTACGTTTCAATCCCATATTGATAagggaatgattttttaattttcttatataatatGGCATCACTTTTCTCtagttattgattttattaaaattagtatggacccacaacattatgtttgtgttaatattagaataatacatatattaacaTTATATGATCTTCATTGTTTATAAAAACGgcaattacataattacaaaagctGTCCAATTCATATAGACCATTTCATCtccaaaaaatgcaaaaattgcGGCTGATAGATTCAAATGCAATGtgaggaaagaaaaattgtcAATTCTGCATATATGAACATAAATACAAGATTTtgatacaaaaattttcagtATTCTGAAACCTTGAACATACAAGTTTACTCAAACAAACCAATCAGAAATCAGACGAGCTCGATGTAAGCCATCGGTGCATTATCCCCCCGCCTCGGCAAAGTTCTGATTATCCTAGTATAGCCTCCTTCTCTGTCACCATACCTCTCTGGAACCTCAGCAAACAATGCATGGACTATTTGCTTTTCATAGATAAAACCAAGGGCTTGTCTTCTCTTGTGCAGAGAGCCATCCTTAGCCAGCGTAATCATTTTGTCGACGTATTTCCTCATTGCACTAGCTCGAGCTCTCGTGGTCTTTATGCGACCATACTTGAGAAGCTGAGTTGTCAGGCCCCGTAACAGAGCCCGCCGCTGGTCTGGCGGTCTGTTAAGTTTTGGCACTTTTCTTCCATGCCTCATGGCAAAAAATCGGCTCCCATTGTCGATCCCCATGAAACTATGCTCAAAACTCGTAGAACCTGCAGCAATGTGGGAGCAGTATAAATGTAAGCAAAATCACATCTAATTCAACCGTGAGATTCTATTTCCATGCTAAGAAAAGAATTCAAGATAGTGAATGGAACTGGGGCCTCAAATGTCAAGAAAAATCAGTGCAATTTTGAGCTAATGGGTGTTTGCAACTGCTAAAATAAGCTCTTATCAacttattgttgaaaataagtttggaaaaagtattttttatttaaagcttttacttttgaacgaattaaattaagttgatcTAAACCAAAAACTATAATAAGTTCTCTACCAACTTCGACAGCTTATtggtaaaattgtaaatattaaattgttttcttaaacattcaaattcaactttttccacttttcacttttattttcaaatactctAGCTTTCACTACCGCTGAACTTAAaactttttctacaatttattCCCATCACAAAAATAGAAGCTATTGCAAATTCCCTCTAAATGGTTCTAATAAGATACAAAACTATTGCTAATAGTGCAAAAGCAGTGAGGATGGAGCTGTTATTACATCATTGAATCTAAGTAAAGTTGCAAGGCGTACTCCcatgttatttctttttctattgattTCATACATCAGTGTCAAGGTACATGCAGTCTACCGCTCATAAAATAAGCCTCAACTTTCAAATCCACCACAATGAAGAATTGGATCTTCTTCATCTCCAATTCCACAAGAAAGAAGTGCAAAAGAAAGGCCGGAGAGGAGTCATTTTGCAGTTCCATGAAAACTCAGATTTGTTGCCAATAATTCCAATCCAAACTTCAAAGTACCAGTAACACACAGTATCTAAGTCACTTTCAACAAAGAGAGTGACCCAGACCTCAAAACttgaaatagtaaaatattataatgcaAATACTTTCAGAACTTACATATCATTATGTTGTTGAATCTATGCTTTTCCATTTTGAGAATGAAATAAGTGAAACAACTCTGAGCTTTTATGAGTAAACTTCTACAAGAAGCCACTATGATGACCAGCCTTTTATCAGTCAATTAGTAATGCAAGTAAAATTATTCCCTCAGGTTAGAGAACCTGAAAAGGCGCACATTTGGGGGCCCTGTTTGTAGACTAGAACCGGAGGGAGAAACTGAACCTACATCGCGACTAGCTTAACTGAGTCGCGAGCTTAAGTCATATTTGGAACTACAAATGCAGCAAACGAAAAGGTCTAATATCAAACCAAAGTGCACGATTCCACCAATGGTAACAACTGTAGAATGAGATCCtatgagaaaagagaaaggataTTTGAGTCCTTTGCCTTCTCAAAATCTATTACTTTGAGAATAAAATGTTAGACAGCGATAGCTACAACAACTTATTAGCACAAATTGGATTAGCGTAACCAAGAACATAAGAATACCATTATGATAAATGTCAAATATAAATCTTGCCAGCATCTCAAAATCGCACAGCAATTATAGGAAGACGCAAACATGCATAAGCATTcagtttcctttttctttctcctcgGGAGGAGTTCAACAACAGTTTGGTTTAAAGTAGTCATGGAGAATTTACCGAATCGTTGGACCAATCATTACATGACTGAACCTAAATAACNNNNNNNNNNGAAACCAACATTGCAGAAGCAATAAATTCTCCCCCCTCCAATtggattaaaaataagtagTCAAGAATTCAGAAAAAGTGAAGGAAGAAATTTGGCAGAAGAAATTTTTACACAAAACCACTAAACAGGAAAATCTACCGGACCTAGtccatcaaaatttataaacttagcAGTGGTGGAGTGTTtgagaacaaaagaaaaacgtAGAAGAAAAACCAATCTTGGAGTGTTTGGGAAAAACcttaatatgtataattctACTATTAAGCACCATAGATTGACGGGAGAAGCTTATAAGAGCTCAAAAGCATGAGGGGTTAAACCAAAACACTcatttcaacttattttaagCTACTCGCTTTAGTTGAAGTTATTGCAAATACACCAGTAGTTATGTTTGTTTCTAACTTTATACTCTCAACTTGCGCTTGAATTATAACAAAATGCAAGTCATCATCAACAACCTAATTCTTTTCACACCAATAAAACCAAATTTAGCAGAAAAAGCCATATCTTGTCGCCATTCATAATCTCATAAAGCACCACATACTCCATTTTCCTCGAGACATTAACTCGCATCACATTCACAAACACCGCAATTGTACAAGTAagcaaatatatacataacatCAAACTACAAAACGGaaccaagaaacaaaaagtcGTACCTTGAGCTGAAGAGAGGTTAATGAGGGGGTTCAAAGGAGCGAGACCCACAAAAGAGTTGAGAGGCCTCGGGCCGGATTTGGGCCTGGACAGCCTGAGCCCGGAAGGGTGGCTCCCGTTTCGAAAGTACCCAGAAGGGCCCGAAGGATGGGCGCTAATGGAAGGGAGGCTGGCCCGAAGCGAAGACAAATTCCATGTAGAAACAGACGCCATTTTCGGGGtgtttccttcttcctctGC includes the following:
- the LOC105170479 gene encoding uncharacterized protein LOC105170479; its protein translation is MLASTTLNLGSLGSQLLNSPTHKPHNPFLLPATKPFLKSSNPIGSSCWKLTTSVRTAVAAVDSSDPTEKEVDEAGSKEYHFVVANAKFMLDEEEHFKELLSERLRNYAERNKEQDFWLVIEPKFLDKFPNITKRLKRPAVALVSTNGPWIKYMKLRLDRVLQESFEAESLEEALASNPVNLEFEKPEKWTAPYPKYEYGWWEPFLPSKTSKV
- the LOC105170480 gene encoding 50S ribosomal protein L17, chloroplastic — translated: MASVSTWNLSSLRASLPSISAHPSGPSGYFRNGSHPSGLRLSRPKSGPRPLNSFVGLAPLNPLINLSSAQGSTSFEHSFMGIDNGSRFFAMRHGRKVPKLNRPPDQRRALLRGLTTQLLKYGRIKTTRARASAMRKYVDKMITLAKDGSLHKRRQALGFIYEKQIVHALFAEVPERYGDREGGYTRIIRTLPRRGDNAPMAYIELV